CTATAATTTTTTTTCCAAAAATAAGCTAGGCTTATACCTTTATGGCCATGTAGGGCGTGGTAAATCTACAATAATGAATATTTATTATGAAAATTGCGGTATTACTAAAAAGCACAGGTTGCACTTTAATACTTTCATGCAAGACATACACGAGCATCTTCATAAACTGCGCAGCACATCTACTAAATCGCCACTGAATGAAGTTGCTAAAAGTATTGCTAAAAAAGTTAGATTATTTCTTCTCGATGAGATGCAAGTACATGATATTGGTGATGCCATGATATTATATCGCTTATTTTGTGCTTTATTCACAAACAGAGTAATCTTTCTTATAACATCAAATTATTCTCCAGATGATTTGTATTGTGATGGGCTGAAACGTGAATTATTCACCCCAGCAATAGATTTGATAAAAAAAAACATGCATATTATGTGTTTAGATGGTAAGCAAGATTATAGAATTCTAAAGGGCAAAGCTCATAATTATTTTTTTGAGCAAGGTGCAGACGAAGCTTTAGCTGGCACTTTTGCAGACTTAACTCATAATAAAAAAGAGATAGACACCTCTAATTTTTTTGTTAATCACATAAAAATTAAAATTAAACGAGCTTACGAGGAGATATTATGGTTTGAGTTTGCTGAACTATGTGAAAAGGCAATTTGGACTGCTGAATATAAGAAGATAGCACAGTCTTGCCATACAATTTTTATTTCTAATATTCCCGCCTTTGATTTTAGCAATCAAAATGAAGCAAAAAGGTTTACAGCATTAATAGATGAGCTATATGAATACAAGGTTAAGCTTTTTTGTTCTTCTGCAATTGGACTGAGTAATATAAATCAATATTCTCAGGATTTAAAAATGACAGTTTCACGTTTAATTGAAATGTGCTCAATAATTTAAAAATATTAAACTTAAAAATAAGTATAAATTGCTTTCTATAGTAAAAAAGAAAATTTGTTTAATAGAATTCTCTAAGTTATTGTTTATTGTCCCAGATTTGGGATTGCTTTCAAGTATATGATAGCTGATAGTAAGTTTGAGGAGATATTAGAGGAAAAGCAGCCATTCGGTATATATATCATATAGTATGAAATATAGATATCCAGTGTTGGTAGAGGGTATAGAACCAAAGATGTAGTACAAGAGGTATGTAGAAATCAGGGGAAAAATTACATCAAATCATGTCCATATATATGTTTCTATATTTAGCAAATTAGTGCAAAGAGAAGAAGTTCAACAAACCAAGTCAAACCGAATATAAATAATATAAAAAAGGAGGAATGAACGAAAAAACATCGAATAAAAACAGGGGATTACTAATATAAAATAGACAAGATATAAATTCTAATTTAAAGAGATGAGATGCAAATATTAGACATACTGTAATAGCTATTGAAAAAAGGAGATAGAATATTTTAGAGAGAAGTAAGAAATTCGATAGAATTAGTTCTGCAAAAATAATTTAAACTTTTAAAGTAGGAGTAGTCTCATAAAATATTATATTGGGTTAGATGTCTCACTCAAAGAAACTTTTATAAGTATCGTTGATGAGAAAGGAAAAGTTGTTAAGGAAGAAGTTGTTGCAAGAAAAAGTAAAGCAATAGCAGAGAACTTGCTAAGTCAAGGCAAAAAATAAGAATCCATAGGGATAGAAAGTTGTCAATATCAATGTGTAAAGAGTTAAGGGATTTTGGATTACCAGTGATTTGTGTAGATGCAAGGGGTATAGCTCAAATGATGAGGGTTGGGTTGTACAGAGAAGTATTAGTAAAATCAGATAAATCTTACCAAATCAACTTGGAAGCAGAAGACAGTTAACATGTAGCAAACAGCAGATTATTGGAACAATAAATTGAAGATATACGGTTGGTCGAGGATTAAAATTTGAAAGCTTTTCTTTAAAAATAGAAGAAATGATCTAGATGAAGTTAGCAAAAACTCAATTGAAGCATTAGTACATAGCTTAGAAACAATAGAAGAATCAATTTGATAAATTACTTTCAGAAAAGTGCAAAAAAGATAAAAATTATTAGCCCAGGGGTTGGTATTATAGTAGCAATGACATACAAAGCTGCAATACACATAGGTTTGAAACATCTTATACAGTTGGAGCATATATGGGATTGAGCCCAA
This sequence is a window from Candidatus Mesenet endosymbiont of Phosphuga atrata. Protein-coding genes within it:
- the zapE gene encoding cell division protein ZapE encodes the protein MVEKGGIKYDNMQLDVLKLLEEFSSNYNFFSKNKLGLYLYGHVGRGKSTIMNIYYENCGITKKHRLHFNTFMQDIHEHLHKLRSTSTKSPLNEVAKSIAKKVRLFLLDEMQVHDIGDAMILYRLFCALFTNRVIFLITSNYSPDDLYCDGLKRELFTPAIDLIKKNMHIMCLDGKQDYRILKGKAHNYFFEQGADEALAGTFADLTHNKKEIDTSNFFVNHIKIKIKRAYEEILWFEFAELCEKAIWTAEYKKIAQSCHTIFISNIPAFDFSNQNEAKRFTALIDELYEYKVKLFCSSAIGLSNINQYSQDLKMTVSRLIEMCSII